A region from the Bradyrhizobium erythrophlei genome encodes:
- a CDS encoding M20/M25/M40 family metallo-hydrolase: protein MSNAPQLQPVLDRIDADFDNSLERLFALLRIKSISADPAFAADCKAAADHLASDIATLGFSTEVRPTAGHPAIVAKSNGNGGSRPHVLFYGHYDVQPVDPLNLWHRPPFEPAVTTHADGRKIIVARGAQDDKGQLMTFVEACRAWKSVTGSLPVDITIVIEGEEEVGSKNFVPFLEKIKDELKADFALVCDTGMWNPNTPAITTSLRGLVYEEVKIKAANRDLHSGIFGGGAQNPIRVLTRILGGIFDESGHITIPGFYDGVKDLPPDVLAQWSKLDLTPDSFLKPIGLSIPAGEKGRLLIEQVSSRPTCDINGIIGGYTGEGSKTVIPAEASAKVSFRLVEGQAPDKIRKAFRDYVTARLPGDCRAEFGDHSSAPAIALDWNMKPLAAARRALTEEWGKETVLMGSGASIPIVADFKRTLGLDTVLVGFGLDDDNIHSPNEKYDLKSYHKGIRSWARILAALAEAPR from the coding sequence ATGTCCAACGCGCCGCAATTGCAACCGGTCCTCGACCGCATCGATGCCGATTTCGACAACAGCCTCGAGCGGCTGTTTGCGCTGCTGCGGATCAAATCGATCTCGGCCGATCCGGCCTTCGCCGCCGATTGCAAGGCCGCCGCCGATCATCTGGCCAGCGACATTGCGACGCTCGGCTTTTCGACCGAGGTCAGGCCGACCGCCGGTCATCCCGCCATCGTCGCCAAGAGCAATGGAAACGGTGGATCACGCCCGCATGTGCTGTTTTACGGCCATTACGACGTCCAGCCGGTCGATCCGCTCAACCTCTGGCACCGTCCGCCGTTCGAGCCGGCGGTGACCACGCATGCCGACGGGCGAAAGATCATCGTCGCGCGCGGCGCCCAGGACGACAAGGGACAGCTGATGACCTTCGTCGAAGCCTGCCGGGCCTGGAAATCGGTCACCGGCTCGCTGCCGGTCGACATCACCATTGTCATCGAGGGCGAAGAGGAAGTCGGATCGAAAAATTTCGTTCCGTTTCTCGAGAAGATCAAGGACGAGCTCAAGGCCGATTTCGCGCTGGTGTGCGATACCGGCATGTGGAATCCCAATACGCCCGCGATCACCACGTCGCTGCGCGGGCTGGTCTACGAGGAAGTGAAGATCAAGGCCGCCAACCGCGATCTGCATTCGGGTATCTTCGGGGGCGGCGCGCAGAATCCGATCCGGGTGCTGACCCGCATCCTCGGCGGCATCTTCGACGAGAGCGGCCACATCACCATCCCCGGCTTTTACGATGGCGTGAAGGATCTTCCGCCCGACGTTCTGGCCCAGTGGTCGAAGCTCGATCTGACGCCGGACAGCTTTCTCAAGCCGATCGGGCTTTCGATTCCCGCCGGCGAGAAGGGCCGCCTGCTGATCGAACAGGTCTCCTCGCGCCCGACCTGCGACATCAATGGCATCATCGGCGGCTACACCGGCGAGGGTTCAAAGACGGTGATCCCGGCGGAGGCCTCCGCCAAGGTCTCGTTCCGGCTGGTGGAGGGGCAGGCCCCCGACAAGATCCGCAAAGCCTTCCGCGACTACGTCACGGCGCGGCTGCCGGGGGATTGCAGGGCCGAATTCGGCGACCATTCCAGTGCCCCGGCGATCGCGCTCGACTGGAACATGAAGCCGCTGGCCGCCGCCAGGCGTGCGCTGACCGAGGAGTGGGGCAAGGAAACGGTGCTGATGGGGTCGGGTGCCTCGATCCCGATCGTCGCCGACTTCAAGCGCACGCTCGGCCTCGACACCGTGCTGGTCGGTTTCGGCCTCGACGACGACAATATCCATTCGCCGAACGAGAAATACGACCTGAAGAGCTATCACAAGGGCATCCGGTCGTGGGCGCGAATTCTCGCGGCGCTCGCGGAGGCGCCGCGCTGA